A single Methanolobus sp. ZRKC5 DNA region contains:
- a CDS encoding dihydropteroate synthase-like protein, protein MKILIATGRLAEQTVSKAVDDLADVLIADTKVAAFITPRKLLAAIAEHVQSFDYDLIFLPGLVSGNFAKAEDELGCKIRLGPKHAYDLGFVLPFAEGMEFSREVPACELLADVRREMALEKVQELEDAAFVPLILGNLKIGGNSRMKVMAEVVDATGLDSEVLALKVCSFEMKGADIIDLGASLHATHEDVRRAIGIARENTSLPLSIDTLDPVLIREALHCGIDLVLSLDSSNIGDIGADIAMAGVPAVVIPDPGEGFESLVNNIDLAHSVGVNNLIADPVLDPIGHGIGDSIVRYMDFHKQNPDIPVFFGVGNVTELIDADSTGVNATLCGIGADVGASILFTPEYSNKTQGSITELKKASQMMMLSKERQSSPKDLGIDLIDIKEKRRRTDSVLPSNFVQAEKNKMWTLDPKGSIVISIIPDIHGKKEGCILAQHDSASIVGKSAREVMDTILKMELVSRMEHAAYLGQELKKAELALKLGRSYSQDDAF, encoded by the coding sequence ATGAAAATACTGATAGCTACGGGCAGACTTGCTGAGCAGACAGTAAGCAAGGCTGTGGATGACCTTGCTGACGTGCTTATTGCTGATACCAAAGTAGCCGCATTCATTACTCCTCGTAAACTGCTTGCGGCAATAGCAGAACATGTTCAAAGTTTTGATTACGACCTTATTTTCCTTCCAGGTCTTGTGTCCGGTAATTTTGCAAAAGCTGAAGATGAACTTGGATGCAAGATACGCCTTGGGCCCAAACATGCTTATGATCTGGGTTTTGTACTTCCGTTTGCAGAAGGTATGGAATTTTCCAGAGAGGTACCTGCCTGTGAACTGCTCGCAGATGTCAGGCGGGAGATGGCTCTTGAAAAAGTGCAGGAACTCGAAGATGCTGCATTTGTCCCTCTGATACTCGGGAATTTGAAAATCGGTGGCAATTCTCGTATGAAGGTAATGGCTGAGGTAGTTGATGCCACAGGCCTGGATTCTGAAGTTCTTGCCTTGAAGGTATGTAGTTTTGAGATGAAAGGCGCTGATATAATAGATCTTGGAGCTTCCCTGCATGCAACTCATGAGGATGTAAGGCGTGCAATCGGAATTGCCAGGGAAAACACCAGTTTGCCTCTGAGTATTGACACCCTTGATCCAGTACTTATCAGAGAAGCCCTGCATTGTGGTATTGATCTTGTGCTCAGTCTTGACAGCAGTAATATTGGTGACATTGGTGCTGACATTGCTATGGCAGGTGTACCTGCTGTGGTTATACCTGACCCCGGAGAGGGCTTTGAGAGCCTCGTCAATAACATCGACTTAGCGCATTCAGTGGGCGTAAATAATCTCATTGCTGATCCGGTCCTTGATCCGATAGGCCACGGAATTGGTGATTCAATTGTCAGGTATATGGATTTCCATAAACAAAACCCTGATATTCCTGTCTTCTTTGGCGTTGGCAACGTAACAGAACTTATTGATGCGGATTCAACAGGTGTCAATGCAACATTATGTGGCATAGGTGCAGATGTGGGTGCAAGCATCCTCTTTACTCCTGAGTACAGCAACAAGACCCAGGGCTCCATCACCGAACTAAAGAAAGCTTCCCAGATGATGATGCTCTCAAAGGAACGTCAGAGTTCTCCAAAGGACCTCGGCATTGACCTCATTGATATTAAAGAGAAAAGAAGACGTACCGATTCTGTTCTCCCAAGTAATTTCGTTCAGGCAGAAAAGAACAAGATGTGGACTCTTGACCCTAAAGGCAGTATCGTGATAAGCATAATTCCAGATATCCATGGGAAAAAAGAAGGCTGTATCCTTGCTCAACATGATAGTGCATCCATTGTCGGCAAGAGTGCAAGAGAGGTCATGGACACAATTCTTAAGATGGAACTTGTTTCAAGAATGGAACACGCAGCCTATCTGGGACAGGAACTCAAAAAAGCAGAGTTGGCCCTGAAACTGGGAAGAAGTTACTCTCAGGATGATGCTTTTTAG
- the ftsZ gene encoding cell division protein FtsZ, which translates to MQSIVQEALKHTEKEKEYRQSIAVNDQFSDILGQPRIMIVGCGGAGNNTINRLYNMGIEGAETVAINTDKQHLDLIRADKKILVGKTLTRGLGAGGYPEIGAKAAELARGTLEEIFKNADLVFITAGMGGGTGTGVAPVVAEIAKEQGAIVVGMVSSPFRVERARAVKAEEGLEDFRRAADTVIVLDNNRLLEYVPNLPIDQAFSVMDQIISETVKGITETITQPSLINIDYADIRAIMSCGGVAVMLVGESKNQDKSDDVVRAALNHPLLDVDYKGATGSLVHITGGPDLSLKEAEEIAASLTYELSPSANVIWGARICNEYEGKVRVMAIMTGVQSAQILGHPQCNIASESVPVSNRVSEAPRSHRRAGTSVNRVSRPVVEPMHTGANGGSIIDIIH; encoded by the coding sequence GTGCAATCAATAGTCCAGGAAGCATTAAAACACACAGAGAAAGAGAAAGAGTACCGCCAGTCGATCGCAGTTAACGACCAGTTCAGTGATATCCTTGGTCAGCCCAGGATTATGATCGTTGGATGTGGTGGTGCAGGTAACAACACTATTAATAGACTTTATAACATGGGTATCGAAGGCGCGGAAACAGTGGCAATAAACACTGACAAGCAACACCTTGATCTTATCCGTGCTGACAAGAAGATCCTTGTGGGCAAGACGCTCACCCGTGGTCTTGGTGCCGGAGGTTATCCGGAAATTGGTGCCAAGGCAGCAGAACTTGCACGCGGCACCCTTGAAGAGATCTTCAAGAATGCAGACCTTGTTTTCATTACAGCTGGTATGGGAGGAGGAACCGGTACCGGTGTAGCTCCTGTAGTTGCTGAGATAGCAAAAGAACAGGGCGCAATTGTCGTAGGTATGGTATCAAGTCCTTTCAGAGTTGAAAGAGCAAGAGCGGTCAAGGCAGAAGAAGGTCTTGAAGACTTCCGCCGTGCTGCAGACACCGTTATTGTACTTGATAACAACAGACTCCTTGAGTATGTTCCAAACCTTCCAATAGACCAGGCATTCTCAGTTATGGATCAGATTATCTCTGAGACTGTAAAAGGTATTACTGAGACGATTACACAGCCTTCTCTTATCAACATCGACTATGCTGACATCAGAGCTATCATGAGCTGTGGTGGCGTTGCTGTAATGCTTGTAGGTGAGAGCAAGAACCAGGACAAGAGTGACGATGTAGTTCGTGCAGCACTCAACCATCCACTTCTTGATGTTGATTACAAAGGCGCAACAGGCAGTCTTGTACACATCACAGGTGGACCTGATCTAAGTCTGAAAGAAGCTGAAGAGATTGCCGCATCACTTACATACGAGCTTTCACCCAGTGCAAATGTTATATGGGGCGCACGTATCTGCAACGAGTATGAAGGTAAAGTGCGTGTAATGGCTATCATGACAGGTGTCCAGTCAGCACAGATACTTGGTCATCCTCAGTGTAATATTGCCAGTGAGAGTGTACCGGTCTCCAATCGTGTATCCGAAGCACCACGTTCACACAGGCGCGCAGGCACATCTGTTAACAGAGTAAGCCGTCCGGTTGTTGAACCAATGCACACCGGTGCTAATGGTGGTTCAATAATAGACATAATCCATTAA
- a CDS encoding response regulator, which translates to MSSKYKILIVDDEPLNIELLSVYLRDTYDILTAYNGKDALEKVQNESPDLILLDVMMPNMNGYDVCRTIRKEFKMDFTPIIMVTALTGKADHQKGIDVGADEFLKKPVGKFELDKKITSLLRIKKMHDDLLTEKNTAYHYLDYVGVLVVVLDLDYRILRINKKGIDLLGYSSEKLIDREWIESFVPISSVNDVRNHYDGLASGTIKPYRQHEFPVIINTGEERLFRWYDSPLLDNAGNTTAILISGEDITEIKKAEKQLKEYAVQLERSNDLKELFTDIMRHDLVNPLSLVKSFTELLSEMESDDYKKELLENINEATGKLISMVDDAAHLAKLESVDDINFVKINIYSIMADVVNGFMNQVHDKNIGLKIQAEKECYAVANPMIERVFVNLLSNSIKYSPQGSTVIIDIVDMVDKWKISFIDQGDGIPDASKASVFERFKRLHKVDIRGTGIGLAIVKRIIDLHKGHVAVDDNPEGKGSIFWLTLKKDI; encoded by the coding sequence ATGTCTTCTAAATACAAGATTCTGATCGTAGATGATGAACCATTAAATATTGAGTTACTTTCAGTTTATCTTAGGGATACATATGATATTTTAACCGCTTACAATGGTAAGGATGCACTTGAAAAAGTTCAAAATGAGAGCCCTGATCTGATCCTTCTTGACGTAATGATGCCAAACATGAATGGTTATGATGTTTGCCGCACCATACGCAAAGAATTCAAGATGGATTTCACACCTATAATAATGGTGACAGCTTTGACTGGTAAGGCTGATCATCAGAAAGGAATTGATGTAGGGGCGGATGAATTTTTAAAGAAACCCGTAGGCAAGTTCGAACTTGATAAAAAGATCACCTCTCTTCTGAGGATAAAAAAGATGCATGATGATCTTCTTACGGAAAAAAACACAGCTTATCATTATCTTGATTATGTCGGAGTACTTGTTGTAGTACTTGACCTTGATTACCGGATTCTGCGCATTAATAAAAAAGGAATAGATCTACTGGGTTACAGTTCTGAAAAATTGATAGATCGTGAATGGATAGAGTCTTTTGTTCCTATCAGTTCGGTAAATGATGTGCGTAATCATTACGATGGTCTTGCATCAGGAACGATAAAACCATATAGACAGCATGAATTTCCTGTTATAATCAATACTGGTGAAGAGCGACTTTTCAGATGGTATGACTCTCCATTGCTTGACAATGCAGGTAACACCACAGCCATTTTGATATCAGGGGAAGATATTACTGAAATAAAAAAAGCTGAAAAACAGCTTAAAGAGTACGCTGTGCAACTGGAGCGTTCAAACGATTTGAAAGAACTGTTTACAGATATTATGCGACATGATCTGGTGAACCCTCTAAGTCTTGTCAAGTCTTTTACAGAATTACTCTCTGAAATGGAGTCTGATGATTATAAGAAAGAGTTGCTTGAAAATATTAATGAAGCCACAGGAAAACTGATCTCAATGGTGGATGATGCGGCACATCTGGCAAAGCTGGAATCTGTGGACGATATAAATTTTGTGAAGATTAACATTTACTCGATAATGGCTGATGTGGTCAATGGTTTTATGAATCAGGTCCATGACAAGAATATAGGTCTTAAGATTCAAGCAGAAAAGGAATGCTATGCTGTTGCCAATCCTATGATTGAGAGGGTATTCGTTAATCTGTTATCTAATTCTATCAAATATAGTCCACAGGGTAGTACTGTAATTATTGATATTGTCGATATGGTGGATAAATGGAAGATAAGCTTTATAGATCAGGGCGATGGAATACCTGATGCCAGTAAAGCCTCTGTTTTTGAACGTTTTAAGCGTCTGCATAAAGTGGATATACGTGGTACCGGGATTGGTCTGGCTATTGTTAAAAGAATTATAGACCTGCACAAAGGACACGTAGCTGTTGATGATAACCCTGAGGGCAAGGGTAGTATCTTCTGGCTGACTCTTAAAAAAGATATCTAA
- a CDS encoding site-2 protease family protein — protein MDGTNIALTLFFLYWIAVIILDRKGILKKYNISTYGPVLMIRTTHGLKLLDKLAVPKKAWRVYADIGIRLMFIGMIAMFLVIILSDIAMIASIGSNSMPEPSKFNEARNIFLIPGVNEFIPLTWGIIALVVTLIVHEFSHAILCRVEDIRVKSMGILLAVVPIGGFAEPDEEELFGKKEEEYSETDDPYGDRRLGIVVGDDKEEKVVSKVVKSDEKIASRKQRARILAAGVMANFVVALLAFSLLFGPVLGSLSPLGDTMVVGVQEESPAYAAGIRENMVITQIDDTQISNINDMLEYLDGLETGTKVTVYAASDRKISSYGAEVIDTDIEPAGIQIQSIVDDSPASAAGLEAGMNILYIDDSPIRSYTDFRTIMNNSEPGQEVIVELGAEDTDGTTKHNVTLAEHPDVENKGFLGVVTSVDGQVKTSLGIDVGEFPATAYLDLFKSIPQMLTGIAGWLILLGLPIIGFAGEGFPGFSGTLAQFYEPIGWAEPFGIGVFWLANALLWIGWLNFYVGLFNCLPAVPLDGGHVFRDYMNAFVFRITGNEEKAEHVSALIAASFAMLILLSFLFMIFGPYIVHGF, from the coding sequence TTGGACGGAACAAATATTGCATTAACACTCTTTTTTCTTTACTGGATAGCCGTAATAATACTTGACAGGAAAGGAATATTGAAAAAGTATAATATCAGCACTTACGGACCTGTCCTTATGATAAGGACAACACACGGGTTGAAACTTCTGGACAAACTTGCAGTTCCAAAGAAAGCATGGAGAGTCTATGCAGATATAGGCATCAGACTGATGTTCATTGGAATGATAGCAATGTTTCTTGTTATCATATTGTCCGACATTGCAATGATAGCTTCCATTGGAAGTAATTCAATGCCGGAGCCAAGTAAATTCAACGAGGCAAGAAACATTTTCCTCATACCCGGCGTCAACGAATTCATACCATTGACATGGGGCATAATTGCACTTGTTGTTACTCTTATAGTACATGAGTTCTCACATGCCATACTCTGCCGCGTTGAGGACATAAGGGTCAAATCCATGGGAATCCTGCTTGCAGTCGTTCCGATCGGAGGTTTTGCTGAACCGGATGAAGAGGAACTTTTCGGCAAAAAGGAAGAAGAATACAGTGAAACAGATGACCCATACGGAGACCGAAGGCTTGGAATAGTCGTAGGCGACGATAAAGAGGAAAAAGTGGTCAGCAAAGTTGTCAAAAGTGATGAGAAAATTGCAAGCCGCAAACAAAGAGCACGTATTCTTGCAGCTGGAGTTATGGCAAACTTTGTTGTTGCACTTCTCGCATTCAGCCTCCTTTTCGGCCCGGTACTTGGATCACTTTCTCCACTCGGGGATACCATGGTCGTTGGCGTTCAGGAAGAAAGTCCTGCCTATGCAGCAGGCATTCGGGAGAACATGGTCATCACCCAGATAGATGACACTCAAATAAGCAATATCAATGATATGTTAGAATATCTTGATGGACTTGAAACAGGAACAAAAGTTACAGTCTATGCGGCATCCGACCGGAAAATATCCAGCTATGGAGCCGAGGTCATAGACACAGACATTGAACCGGCGGGCATACAGATACAGAGCATAGTCGATGATTCACCAGCGTCCGCTGCAGGACTTGAAGCAGGCATGAACATTCTGTATATAGATGACAGCCCAATACGCTCATACACTGATTTCAGAACCATAATGAATAACAGTGAACCAGGACAGGAAGTTATTGTGGAACTTGGGGCAGAAGATACGGATGGGACAACAAAGCATAATGTTACCCTGGCAGAACACCCTGATGTTGAGAACAAAGGCTTTTTAGGCGTTGTTACAAGTGTGGATGGTCAGGTTAAAACATCCCTTGGGATTGACGTGGGAGAATTCCCCGCCACTGCTTACCTTGATCTCTTTAAGAGCATACCTCAAATGTTAACCGGAATTGCAGGATGGCTAATACTTCTGGGACTGCCTATCATTGGTTTCGCAGGAGAGGGATTCCCGGGTTTCAGCGGAACACTGGCACAGTTCTACGAACCCATCGGATGGGCTGAACCTTTTGGAATAGGTGTATTCTGGCTTGCAAATGCTCTTCTGTGGATTGGCTGGCTGAATTTCTATGTAGGGCTTTTCAACTGCCTGCCTGCCGTACCCCTTGATGGCGGACACGTATTCAGGGACTACATGAACGCATTCGTGTTCAGGATAACAGGCAATGAAGAAAAGGCAGAGCATGTATCTGCACTGATAGCTGCAAGCTTTGCAATGCTGATACTTTTGTCATTCCTGTTCATGATATTTGGACCATACATCGTACATGGATTCTGA